Part of the Diceros bicornis minor isolate mBicDic1 chromosome 17, mDicBic1.mat.cur, whole genome shotgun sequence genome is shown below.
ATAGAAATTGGGAGAGTTGCTGAAGGGAACAtgtgtttttgaatttcataGATTATTCATCatcacagattttttaaaattttatactctAAGCTCAATCctgttttaactttttatattctatagggggaaaaaacattttctgttCTAAAGGGGGGAAAAGGATCGGCAATGAAAAACCGCACAGTACCCACAGAATTCATCCTTCTAGGGCTGTCAGATGACCCTGAGCTTCAGactgtgatttttctctttttaatgatCACATATATATTAAGTGTCACTGGAAATTTGACCATCATCACTCTCACCTTGGTGGACTCCCATCTACAGAGCCCTATGTATTTCTTCCTCAGGAACTTCTCTGTATTGGAAATATCCTTTACAACTGTCTGTATTCCCAGATTTCTGAGCACAATTATCACCAGGGACAAAACTATTTCATACAATAATTGTACAGCTCAGttgtttttcttcatcttcatgGGTATAACTGAATTTTATCTTCTAACTGCCATGTCCtatgatcgctatgtggccatctgcaaacccctGCATTACACAACCATCATGAACAAGAGAGTCTGTGTATTGCTTGTCTTCTGTGCTTGGCTGGCAGGATTCTTAAACATCTTCCCCCCAGTTATACTTTTCCTCCAGTTAGATTACTGTGGCTGCAATGTCATCGATCACTTTGCTTGTGACTATTTCCCCCTCTTGCAGTTATCCTGCTCAGACACACGGCTCCTAGAAGTGATTGGGTTTTACTCTGCAATAGTGATTTTGCTTTTCACTCTGGCATTAATAATTCTATCCTACCTGTTCATCATTAGAATAATTCTGAAACTGCCTTCCGCCAGTCAGAGAAAAAAGGCATTTTCCACATGCTCCTCTCACATGATTGTCATTTCCATCTCTTATGGAAGCTGCATATTCATGTATGCCAATCCTTCAGCCAAAGAAAAGGCATCGTTGACTAAAGGAGTAGCCGTTCTGAATACTTCTGTTGCTCCTATGATGAATCCGTTTATATATACCCTGCGGAACCAGCAAGTAAAACAAGCCTTTAAGGATACCATCCGAAAGGTTATGCTTTCCTCTGGTAAATGAAAGTATTAGTGgtgttaaaagaatgaggttgttGTCAATGCTTTCTCTTATTCATACTCTCTCAAAACTCTCTTTCCCTCACTACAattacatatttacctttttcttccATTCCTATACTAAAATTTCCCCACATTGAACTCAATAAATTTGATAAAGCTGACTATTGCTTCAGAATTTTCTGTAAATTCAGATGTTTTATTCAAATGTATTAGGATGAAGTAAAAATCCAGGTTAATGTTTATGATTTTGAATAGGTGTGGTTTATTTTTGCAGAAACATAGACCACTTAATTTGATGGAAACAGTGTCAGGATAGATGTGGATTTCTGAAATTTTCATTCTTACCAGACAGTAGAAATGAATGTTATTAggaaattttggttttatttgattTCATGGAAATCATGAAATCATGGAATCATGGGGATTCCCAATCAAACAGGGAATTGGGAATAAAATATAAGTACCTacttaaatattataaaagattagaaacatacatattcaaattctttacactattaataataattatgataataatgagtagaaggagaaggaagagaaggaggggtagaagacaaaataaaatgttttcagcaACTACTATACTCCAGACCTATTCTAATTGTTTTCTTTGTACTGGCACTTTTAATCCTGCCAACAACTTTATGAGGTACCTCCAATTGTTATTCCCTTTTAGTAagagttatttttctttatgtagattaaatacctccaaaaattaaaaatacagagagCAGACAATGTAAAATATGTCAAGTAAATGCATGAAACTGTGATAAACTGGTG
Proteins encoded:
- the LOC131415645 gene encoding olfactory receptor 6C3-like, whose protein sequence is MKNRTVPTEFILLGLSDDPELQTVIFLFLMITYILSVTGNLTIITLTLVDSHLQSPMYFFLRNFSVLEISFTTVCIPRFLSTIITRDKTISYNNCTAQLFFFIFMGITEFYLLTAMSYDRYVAICKPLHYTTIMNKRVCVLLVFCAWLAGFLNIFPPVILFLQLDYCGCNVIDHFACDYFPLLQLSCSDTRLLEVIGFYSAIVILLFTLALIILSYLFIIRIILKLPSASQRKKAFSTCSSHMIVISISYGSCIFMYANPSAKEKASLTKGVAVLNTSVAPMMNPFIYTLRNQQVKQAFKDTIRKVMLSSGK